From the genome of Trichosurus vulpecula isolate mTriVul1 chromosome X, mTriVul1.pri, whole genome shotgun sequence:
ggtaagtgctatggttattcccattttatagatgaggaaactgaggctgagagaggttaagtgacccgcACAGGATCACAAACCTAGTGTTGGCAGTCAAACCTATGcagaggtctttctgactccaggtccaatcaACCAtctctccattgcaccacctgCTGCCTCTATGAGAAAATGTGAGATGGATGGGGGTGAGGAATAGCCGGCTGGGCAGTTTGACTTGACCCTCTAAGAACACAGCCAATGAATTGGTTAATTTTACCTGTAAGTGACCATGCATTGCTACAtgatctttttattttcatttaagaaCTACACGGATTTGCGTTGAGTTATGTGGGCTACTTTGAAACTGCAACAGCTTTGAGTTATTTACCTTTTGGTTACTCCGTTTCCCAGCTATATTACCACCCCCTTTCCTAATAACCCCCAATTTGTCAATATCttctaaagaggaaaaaaaatcggGACTCTCTGTAGAAAACAATGCATATATGGGCCTGATCTTGCCTTGAAGGCCCATAGCAAGGTAAATATCCCAGAAGACTACTGCCCCAGACTCTTCATGGCCACAAACCAAACTGGCTCTGACCCAGATCAGGAAGGGGAAGGCCAGAgggctctgctcacctccaaAGAGCCTCAGGACTGTGTTGTCCTTGGTATCAAAGACCACTTGGGGGTCAGCTTGCCTGTAAACCCAATCCAAAGGTCTGGATCCACCAAAAGCCAAGCTTGCACAACCCCAGGCCAACCACTTCCCAACATCCCTGATCCTTGGGCCTGTCTACACATGGAGGAAAATATTGGGCTAAACTGCCAAAAGCTGGTGCAATGCAGATCTAAGGGCTGAGCTGCTCTGTGGGGAAGGTGACAGGGGAAAGCACTTGGACTCCCTAGTCAGATTCAGTTTGGAATCTCACTTCCACTGTTCTTAACCTAGTTTACCACACATCCTTGTGcaagtgcctcagtttcttcatctaccaaATAAAGGGtaagactagatggcttctgaggtcccttccagctctacatacAGGCTCTTATGGTCCTACTCTGTGTTAAGTGCAATGTGAGGCTCTGCAGAAGACATCAAATAAGGATACGGGAGGCTTACTGGTACAGTAGAAATTGTACAGGTTTTGGACTCAGAGgcccaaggttcaaatcctgcccttatTACTCACACAAACTTGGTCCAGTCACTTAACTtacctaggcctcagtttccttgactgtaaactGAGGAGGCTGGACTCAAGGGCCTTCTGGaattcctttctaactctaactcTCTGATCCtacatgtgaccttaggcaaatcatttcacagCCCTGGGTCTTTCAGCCCCCTTATCTCAAAAATGAATAGTTTGGACTAGTTCAGTGGTATTAAATGCCTGTAGAAACAGAAGTCACTGATCCATGAATAAGGATCCCTACAGGTCCtacattgacttagttttaaaatgcgaTATTCTCTTTTTCGTTGTGTTTTTATTTGTCAagtatttcccaatgacattttaatgtgGTTGAGGCCACAGTTGGGAATATTGTCCCACTGGCTTTGTTTCTGACCCCTCTGACCTGGCTTCGgtggccctttccagctctggagctGGAGGGGGGCCCATTCTGCTCTATAGAGGAGGGTGGCAACCACTCCAAGGCAGGCCACTCTGGGCCAGATCGTAGCCTGGTCTGTTCCCTTTTCCCTACCTTCCTTGCCAAGGCACCTGGAGATGCTCCTCCTCAGTTGGTCACAAACCATCTGTCCTATTTAGAGATACCAACCTGACAGCTCGCCCTGCTCCCAGCCTCTGCAAAAGCATATGGGGCTCCTTAGTGATTATAGTGATGGAAAGGGGACCATGTAGGCCGGGCAAGGAACCAGGAAGGGAAACGGAATCATCTGTGACAATGCATGGTGTCCCTGGTCCAAAACCCAGAGACATATTCATGTCATTCAAGTCCTGAAGTCCGCAGAAGCAACCCATAACGACTGGAAACAGCACCAAGATCCATCTTCCCTCCTTTGAGTGGTATATTACCTATTCCACTCACAGCATGACTCAGTGTctggtgcagagtgctgggcaAGTGTTTCTCTTCTGcaaacctcagtttcatcatctgtaaaatggggacagtcatagcacctacctcacatggttgatGTAAAGACTAAATGAAATCATGGACATAAAGAGCTAGGGAAATCTCAGTCTTTCACGGCTCAAGTCAAGGGTGACCCACACTAGGCTTgccctgctcccccctccccaattccaGCTCTTAATGCTTCCCACCATACACATGTACAAATGTACTTTGGATACATTTTATACAGTTTCTCTGGCTACATGCTGTCTCCTCTCCCACTTCCCCCAATGGAAGCTCCCTAAGGACAGGCACtggtttttcatttttggttttgttttgtctttccatCCCCAGCActtcagcatagtgcctggaacagaaGAGGCGCTTGAGAAATGTTTATTTGAGTGGATGTCTTATTTCTCCTATTATTAAGCAAGAACAAAGTAACGATTAGACAGGTTTAATACCAGAGGGTAACCTAAATTACCTTTTTTAATTAGGGAGTAGGTTAAAAATGGCAGTATCTTGTTCAAACCCTCACGTGTTCCACGTTGTTATGACAATCACTTGTTTTGACAAGTTAAATGTTAGTCTAATAGTGTCTGGAAAACAAATTGTCCCCACCAGTGACATTGGCTGATTAGTCTTTATTTACATCAACAAAGTTGATATATTTGAAGCATTAATTAATTTTCCCATTGAGGTGACCTTTCCattaaaaacaaactttaaaaagaaagagaaaaacaaacatttgCTCGTCAGTATTTTCAAGTCACTcagtcagttttttttcccaaaatctcGACCCTTGGGCCTCCCAAGTCTCCCAACAGTTGGATGAGAAGGGCAGGTAGGACATTGCTACACCATTCTCACTTACCAAGACATACCACAATCAGAACTCCTACCACAGAAattcaaagtgctttaaaaatatctcatcttTTTAGTCTTCGCAGCCCTAGTTTAGAGTAACTGCTATTATCCTATTTAGGGTAGAATGAGGCAGAGACTCCAAGTAAATAGCAATGGTTCCATGGTCCATCAAGGGAACTCTCGTCCTCTTCACCAGCCTGCCCATGCCAGGGGTGGGTAAGAATGTGTGCCAAGCAATCTTCCCAGCTTCATGACCCTCAAGGACAAGAAAGAAGGCCTGGCAAAAACAAGCCCTTGGGCCAGCAAGATGTGGGGGAGGGCTGTGGCTTTGTTTGCAAGCCAACATAGGCATCTGCCTCTTTGGGGAATATTAAGCTAACTTTGGATTTCATAACCCCATAAAGCCATTCTGAGCTCTATTGTGGGCCAGCAGCTGGCGATCCCCTACCAGCAGACCAGAGGGTGACCCAACACCATTATCTCTACCCTTACAGGCAAGACTGTGGATCTCACTCTGGAGAAAGGCCACCAAGGAGCCTCCTCTGCCCCAGAGCAGTATACATTCAGTCcactttctctgtcttcatcccCCTCCAATATCCCAGGAGAAAGAGTCAAGTTATCTGGCTTTGAGACCTGACTCTGCCTCTCTAGCctggtgtgactttggacaagtcacctgccctctctgggctcatttttgtcttttataaaatgaggcaggTGTATGAGCTGAGCTCTGAGGTCCTTTGTGGCTCTACCATTCTATGAATCACAATGAAAAAATACCGCCAATGGCTATCTCAAGCCAGGGCCAAAGCGTCAAGTTTCAACAGCAAGCTCACTGTTACACGCAGCTCACTTTCCCTCTCCATGTCATCGGAGCCCAATagaagcactggctttggagtcaaagggcccgggttcaaatctcagatctGTTAAGTATTAgctatgtgcccctgggcaaTTCATCCCTTTCTCtggatctctgtttcttcatctagaagaGGAGGGGGCTGAAAGAGATACTCTGTAAGGCCCATTCCAACTTTAGTTTGGAGGATCTGAGGAACTGAGCCAGCCAAGTCCTCTGCCAGTGCCCCACTAAGGGCGTGAAGGTGACCCTGGGCTCTCCAGGGTTATGCTGGCAAAGCGTAAGTGCAGCCAAGTACCATCTGGCTGGAAGGACCTGGAGGACAAGCTGGCAAGGAACCACCGTGGGTTATCTGTGCACCTTGACTTCACCAAACTCCTATAGTCCTTGGGGCAATCACAGGCTAATGTTTCAACCATAGTGGTTCTCTCAGACCCTGTCCTAAATCGGAGGGGGGGTGGAGCCTTGCTTCAGCGAATGGGAGCCTGCTGGTGAAGCCCCTGGTCTGTGAAGGACTGTTCCAGTTGATGGCCTGCTCTCAAGAGAAAAtatcaggagcagctaggtggcgcagtgagtagagcaccagccctggagtcaggaggacctgagtccaaatctgacctcagacacttgacacacttaatagctgtgtgaccttaggcaagtcacttaaccccaattgccctgcctcccccccaccccaagaaaaaaaaggaaatcccaTCCCATCCCTTGGAATGCTTCACTGCAGGACTGCAAAGAGGGTGCTAAGGGAGTATGCTGACCCTGGCTGTCTGAGCTGCCCAAGCTTCCCTGACCTTAGTGGCAAATGAAGCTGCCAAAGGGAAGGCAGAGGCAAGGGGAAGTCAGGGAACAAATGAAGCAGGCATCCCTTGGAAGCAAAAAGCAATCGAGCATCTCAAAGATACCTCTGTCCCAAAACACAAGAGTTTATCATTTGAAGGGGGCTTCAGACTGTAGTGGATAGATCCATCCAGCTGtcttgtagtcagaagacctgacaCTGAGTCCTGGCTCCATTAGTTCCACGAAATGTTACACCAGGAAAGTCACTTGAACTTTCTTAGGCcgtggtttcctcatgtgtaaaatgatgctAATAGTACTTGCTCTCCACAAATAGGACCAGAGACTAAGAGCTTGAAGGGATCTTCAAggctattttacagattaggaaactgaggcccaaagagggaagCAAGTGCACAGAATTCCAGCCTCCCAGGATCTCAGTTGGAAGGGCTTTCAGTGACCatccaatccatacctgaaaaGGACTCCCCTCTGCAACATCCCCTACTGGTGTACAAGAGGCCTTGAGTCTCCGCCATATGAGAATCAGTTAAAGGAAACAGGAaggtttagtttggagaagagactGGGGGAACATGATTACTCTCTTCGAGTATTCAAAGGACTTTTATTAGGAAAAGACATTTGACTTGTTCCGTTTGGCCCCAAAAGACAAAACTAGAAATATAGGGCACAAGTTGCAAAGGGGCAAGTCCAGGTCTGATGGAATGAAAGGCTTCCAGAAGTGCAATGGGAGGCCTCAGGAGGCAGGCGGTTCCTTCCATTCCTGTAGGGCTTCACAGCGAAAGCTGGACATCCCTTTGTTGAGTGTGGTATAGTAAGgattagggttttttgttttttgtttttttggttctgggTTAGACTACATACTTCgaaggtcttttccagctgaaCAATTCTGCAAGTTGGTGTTCCTGTCATAATGGTAGCAGGCAATTTCAAAGTGGGTCCAAAAAAGCCAAATTCAGCACCTTCCCACTACACCAGGGTTGATATGAGAAAAGCACTTGTCAACTTTGAGGACTCCAGAAATGTCTCCCCACATGCAAcaatacctcctcccccatccctgatTTGAAAAGGCTACTGGGGCAGTCAGTCTTCTGCCCCAGCAGCAGCCAAAGGGTATCATCTACACCTTCGGCAACTTCTCCCACTTTGTCTGACTGGAGATCTGCAGGTTGGGAGTGCTGAGCTCTGAGCTGTTTCCTTTGGAAGCATAGTACAGACTGCGCAAAGCCATAGACTGTAAGAGGGCCTCTCGAGCTCGGGACACCTCAATGTTTTGCTCTTGTGAGATCTGAAAGCTTATGTGATTCAAGTTGTTCATCAGTAGATTGGAAGCCACAAGACTGGTCACAGAGTGGCACCGGGTCAGGTTCTCTTCAAAAACCTGCTTGTAGAGCTCATCCACCTTCTTTTCCACATAGATGTTAAGCAGTGAGTTGGACAGGGGCTGCTTGTGCAGGAGGATGCTTCTTTCTCGAACCTCATCCCCAGGTGGGAACTTGTATGCCACAGAGGGCGGCCTGCTGGGGATGGAAGAATGGCCCAGTGGGATGTCCTCTGAGAGAAGCAGAGGCCCAGTGAAAGCCTCATCATGGACATGGTCCATGAAACAACCAGAATCGTAAGCATGCCCCACACGATTCCCCCCGATATGGAGATCAGGATAATTCTGGCAGATGCTGGTGCAGGACCACGAGCGATACAGATCCAGCTCGTTTTCTTCTGGTGGGGCTCTTTGGGGGATCTGCCAAGCTGCAGATGCATTACCCTGGAGGGCTGCACTCTGCTGGCCCTGCATCACCACCCGGTCTGCTGATTTCTGCAGGCACACATCCTTACTGTGCTCTGGGTGGCTTGTAGGCCTACCTTGGTCTGGCCTTTTCATCTCAGTGGACAGAAGCTTAGCTTCTTCACTCTCCAAAAGCTGGTTTGTCCaagtttcctttttctctttggggtTCTGCTTACATATGTGCGGTTTGTATGGCTTAGTGTGTTCTCGGTACAGGATACCAGGTAGGAAAGCTTCTGCTAACATTGTCAGACAAGCCTGCTAACCAGCAGAGTGCAGTATAACCCTAAAAATGAAGAGTTCACATAAGGAATAGTGAGAATGCGGTCAGGGGAGGAATTCCACAGACCACTGgtctgcagatttttttttgattgagtGCCCATAtcagtaagaaaaagaaattgagcatatGCCCCCCAGTAACCACCTATATTCCTATCTAtaaatctcacacacacacacacacacacacacacacacacgcatcccACTGGCCATTTCTAGGCTATCTTCTGACCAAGCTGCCCCCATTCCAGCACcagcctcacctcccccctcccagaaCCTTGGGATCTGCCTTCTCACTACCCAGCTCTGAGCGGTAAGCTTGTCCCTTCTCGTGCCCAGGCCTCCACCCAACTCGCCCTTCATCTCCAAACCATACCCCAcccctttccagctccccttGACATGATGTCTTTTCCCAGGACAAAGGAAGCAGGGACTGGCTTGCTTGTTTATATTTGTACTCGCCGGGCTTAGCACAGGGCCAGGCACagagtgcttaagaaatgttcacCTATCTATTACTCTATGTGCATTATAAAACTTACAGAAAAACAGCATTTGAAAAAGGATGagatcaaacatttattaatttcctaataaaccaaatatttcttaagtgcctccTACGTGGGCCCAGAACTAGACCGAGTGCGGGTAACAGAAGCACTAAGAATCCCTCCTCTCAAGAAGCATCCATCCTCATGGGGCAGACAACAAGTACATATTAAAAACATCTGGGACAGATGTAAAGCGAATAACCACACTgagcagacagacagataaaggaGTGAAACCCAAGGCACTGAGGAAGGGGGCACGAGCAGTTTGTGAAAGCAGGAAAGACTTTGTGCAGAAGGGGGTGCTTGAGCTCcatcttaaagaaagagaaggccTCTGAGAGGCAGGTGAGGAGAGAACATATCTCAGGGACAGGGATGGGCAGGGGACGGCCATGAAGAAGGGAGATGAACTGAGACAATGCCAGTTGGGTCTGGGATGGCAGAGTGCAGGAGACGGAGTAACACAGAAACGCGGAAAggcaggttggggccaggttgggTATggatttaaaagttaaacagaggtCTTTGGTTTGGGTTATTCTAcgggatgttcctaaagtctggacacatgggcaaaaaaatgcagattttcaagaaatgaaatgaatgaaattttcaacaatattttatttaattggaatattaacaaataatatcttcaatatgatttccatcatctgtGATGCGAAGGTTGATTGCCTTGCAAGATTCACATCAACTCGatacaataactccacattgctgtcaattttagcacattcattctttatgAGTTCAGTCAAGTGTGtttcatctgtgattttcattgagtgcaccttctcctttagcacaccCCAGAAAAAATAGTCAAGGAGGCTAAGGTCTGCTATATTtggaatatttcaaaatatgcattttgcctatgggtccagactttagggacaccctgtagaggCCATGGGGACCCACTAGAGTTGGTTGAGTAAGGCAGTTGCATGATTAGATCTGTACTTCAggaaaatggactggagtggggagaggctggagacagggagaccaagcagGAGGCTGCTGCCGTAATCTGGAGAGAGGAGATGAGGCAGCTGTGGGACTAAAGAGAAGGGGTCAGATAGGAGAGACTTGAAGGTAGCAACAGTAAGATCTGGCAACTGAATGAATACgtagagtgagggagagggagaaactgaggatgacGTCAAGGCTGTGGACCTGGGTGAGTGGGTGGATGGTGGTGccattgacagaaatagggaaggaggAACGGTTTGAGGGGAAACATGATGGTTTCGGTTTTAGATATATTGATTCCAAGATGTCTGTAGGAGATCCAGTTGAAAATGTCCAATAAGCTTAGTGCAGAGACTGGGGCTACATATGGAAATCTGGAAGTCATCCACATAGATACTGACAGTTAAAGCCATGGGGTCTGATAAGTCACCAAGAGAGgacagaaggagaagggaagaaagaccaTGCCAGAACCTGGGGGAACGGCCACATCAGGGGCCAGAACAGGTAGTAAGATAGACCAGCAATGAAGAATAGCAGGGAACCCCAAAGAGGTGACAATATCCAGAAGAAGGTGGCCAACAACGTCAGATTTCACAGATAGGTCAATCTGGACAAAAACTGAGAAGAGATCGCTGGGAACTTCTCAGAGACTGTAGCTTCAGTCGAGTGATGAGGTTAAAAGCCAGACCACAAAGGGCTGGGGacttggagaggagaggaggtggaggCAGGTAGACAATGTTTAAAAGAAGAacagcttggggcagctaggtggtgcagtgaggagagcaccgaccctggagttaggaggacctgagttgaaatccagcctcagacacttgacacac
Proteins encoded in this window:
- the LOC118832776 gene encoding protein CXorf21 homolog; translation: MLAEAFLPGILYREHTKPYKPHICKQNPKEKKETWTNQLLESEEAKLLSTEMKRPDQGRPTSHPEHSKDVCLQKSADRVVMQGQQSAALQGNASAAWQIPQRAPPEENELDLYRSWSCTSICQNYPDLHIGGNRVGHAYDSGCFMDHVHDEAFTGPLLLSEDIPLGHSSIPSRPPSVAYKFPPGDEVRERSILLHKQPLSNSLLNIYVEKKVDELYKQVFEENLTRCHSVTSLVASNLLMNNLNHISFQISQEQNIEVSRAREALLQSMALRSLYYASKGNSSELSTPNLQISSQTKWEKLPKV